One genomic segment of Mangifera indica cultivar Alphonso chromosome 6, CATAS_Mindica_2.1, whole genome shotgun sequence includes these proteins:
- the LOC123218962 gene encoding palmitoyl-acyl carrier protein thioesterase, chloroplastic-like codes for MVIPLAAPNFFNVETWIYESGRNSFCREWCVHDFKTGKPLIRAASLHVMMNKKTRKFAKLREEVIKDLKPFLMQGHPHIQGRSRKLAQLDTKIANYVRTSLTPGWTDMDVNEHVSHIKLVNYVLESVPRALATNHKISAIKFDYRKECNRDCVLQSFSRVINNSSGVNELMDNGGIEFDHLLRLEGGQEIVRGRSKWKPKCENNSTCRFELIE; via the exons ATGGTTATACCTTTGGCTGCACCAAATTTCTTCAAT GTGGAAACTTGGATTTACGAGTCGGGAAGGAATAGTTTCTGCCGTGAATGGTGTGTACATGATTTTAAAACAGGCAAACCTCTGATACGAGCAGCCAG TTTACATGTGATGATGAATAAGAAAACAAGGAAATTTGCTAAGTTGAGGGAGGAAGTCATCAAAGATTTGAAGCCTTTTCTTATGCAAGGCCATCCTCACATCCAAGGAAGAAGCAGAAAACTCGCGCAACTTGACACCAAAATAGCCAATTATGTTCGCACATCTTTAACT CCTGGATGGACGGATATGGACGTAAATGAGCATGTAAGTCATATAAAACTGGTTAACTATGTTCTCGAG AGTGTTCCTAGGGCACTTGCCACGAACCACAAGATTTCagcaataaaatttgattatcgAAAGGAATGCAACAGGGATTGCGTGCTGCAATCCTTTTCCAGGGTGATTAATAATAGCAGCGGCGTTAATGAGTTGATGGACAATGGAGGAATTGAGTTCGATCACTTACTTCGTCTTGAGGGTGGGCAGGAAATAGTGAGGGGAAGGAGCAAGTGGAAGCCAAAATGTGAAAACAATTCAACATGCAGATTCGAATTGATAGagtga